From one Paramormyrops kingsleyae isolate MSU_618 chromosome 1, PKINGS_0.4, whole genome shotgun sequence genomic stretch:
- the LOC111859684 gene encoding ras-related protein Rap-2a-like isoform X1 produces the protein MCFLAHFLSGKNEAQVLTNQLLRRGFTSRFNVHEKTLIFDFESVFLDAVLLFFKICIKGSEVGRDMREYKVVVLGSGGVGKSALTVQFVTGTFIEKYDPTIEDFYRKEIEVDSSPSVLEILDTAGTEQFASMRDLYIKNGQGFILVYSLVNQQSFQDIKPMRDQIIRVKRYERVPVILVGNKVDLESEREVSPGEGQALAQEWGCPFMETSAKSKTMVDELFAEIVRQMDYGSQPDKDAPCCSSCSLQ, from the exons ATGTGCTTCTTAGCCCATTTTTTGTCTGGCAAAAATGAAGCTCAAGTTTTGACAAACCAGTTGCTTCGCCGGGGATTTACTTCCAGGTTCAATGTCCACGAGAAAACGTTGATTTTTGATTTCGAGTCTGTTTTTTTAGAcgctgttttattattttttaaaatttgcatTAAAGGGTCTGAAGTTGGGAGAGACATGCGTGAGTACAAAGTGGTGGTCCTCGGCAGCGGCGGGGTGGGTAAATCCGCCCTCACCGTGCAGTTTGTCACCGGAACCTTCATCGAGAAGTACGACCCGACCATCGAGGACTTCTACCGCAAGGAGATCGAGGTGGACTCATCGCCCTCGGTGCTGGAGATCCTGGACACGGCCGGCACGGAGCAGTTCGCCTCCATGCGGGACCTGTACATCAAGAACGGCCAGGGCTTCATATTGGTCTACAGCCTCGTTAACCAGCAGAGCTTCCAAGACATCAAGCCCATGAGGGATCAGATCATTAGAGTCAAACG GTACGAGAGGGTGCCTGTGATCCTGGTGGGCAATAAGGTGGACCTGGAGAGCGAACGAGAGGTGTCACCAGGCGAGGGCCAGGCCCTGGCTCAGGAGTGGGGCTGCCCCTTCATGGAGACATCTGCCAAGAGCAAGACCATGGTGGATGAACTGTTTGCTGAGATCGTGAGGCAGATGGACTATGGTTCCCAGCCAGACAaggacgccccctgctgctccTCCTGCAGTTTGCAGTAG
- the LOC111859684 gene encoding ras-related protein Rap-2a-like isoform X2 yields MREYKVVVLGSGGVGKSALTVQFVTGTFIEKYDPTIEDFYRKEIEVDSSPSVLEILDTAGTEQFASMRDLYIKNGQGFILVYSLVNQQSFQDIKPMRDQIIRVKRYERVPVILVGNKVDLESEREVSPGEGQALAQEWGCPFMETSAKSKTMVDELFAEIVRQMDYGSQPDKDAPCCSSCSLQ; encoded by the exons ATGCGTGAGTACAAAGTGGTGGTCCTCGGCAGCGGCGGGGTGGGTAAATCCGCCCTCACCGTGCAGTTTGTCACCGGAACCTTCATCGAGAAGTACGACCCGACCATCGAGGACTTCTACCGCAAGGAGATCGAGGTGGACTCATCGCCCTCGGTGCTGGAGATCCTGGACACGGCCGGCACGGAGCAGTTCGCCTCCATGCGGGACCTGTACATCAAGAACGGCCAGGGCTTCATATTGGTCTACAGCCTCGTTAACCAGCAGAGCTTCCAAGACATCAAGCCCATGAGGGATCAGATCATTAGAGTCAAACG GTACGAGAGGGTGCCTGTGATCCTGGTGGGCAATAAGGTGGACCTGGAGAGCGAACGAGAGGTGTCACCAGGCGAGGGCCAGGCCCTGGCTCAGGAGTGGGGCTGCCCCTTCATGGAGACATCTGCCAAGAGCAAGACCATGGTGGATGAACTGTTTGCTGAGATCGTGAGGCAGATGGACTATGGTTCCCAGCCAGACAaggacgccccctgctgctccTCCTGCAGTTTGCAGTAG